A portion of the Drosophila sechellia strain sech25 chromosome 2R, ASM438219v1, whole genome shotgun sequence genome contains these proteins:
- the LOC6609340 gene encoding uncharacterized protein LOC6609340: protein MYTKLLLTFWLTMQFVSKTTAMLEFKNIKCESVDKEFSEFEYCYLKSVNRTYKYISVKIKLLQLPITNVKVNGALYQRLNGYKPFLYNITVDCCKFLKNQKYSPIASFLFDTFKGFSNINHSCPFNHDIILDKLTAESVYHRFTNILPFPEGDYMLQLNWFTSGINRGIFKVFVSLKI, encoded by the exons ATGTATACAAAGCTTTTGCTTACTTTCTGGCTAACCATGCAATTTGTCAGCAAA ACAACTGCCATGCTTGAGTTTAAAAACATAAAGTGTGAGTCTGTGGATAAGGAATTTTCCGAGTTTGAATACTGCTATCTAAAGTCTGTGAACAGGACATACAAGTATATTTCggttaaaattaaattgctaCAATTGCCAATAACCAATGTTAAG GTTAATGGAGCACTGTACCAACGACTCAATGGATACAAGCCCTTTCTGTACAACATAACAGTGGATTGTTGCAAGTTCCTCAAGAATCAGAAGTACAGTCCCATTGCTAGCTTCTTATTCGACACCTTCAAAGGATTTTCGAACATAAATCATTCCTGTCCCTTCAAT cATGACATAATACTGGATAAACTAACTGCAGAGTCGGTATATCACCGTTTTACTAATATTCTACCTTTTCCCGAAGGGGACTATATGCTTCAATTAAACTGGTTTACATCTGGCATCAATCGAGGcatatttaaagtttttgtgTCActcaaaatttga